The nucleotide sequence GTCTACCGACCTGTGCACGTAACGTCTACCGACCTCGGCGGTGGGGGACGGTTCGTGACACGTCGTATCCGACGCACCGGCTTCGCACCCTCGCAACGGGCCTGTCCGTGAGGCAGTATCGGTCGTATGACGCCGCGCCGACCCGTACCTGCACGCCCAGGTGCCCGCAGGACATCCCGCCCCGGACAGGCTCGCGATGCCCGCTCGGCCACCAGCCGGGACCAGGCGGATTCCGCCGCGGTCCGCGAAGCGGGACACGCCGTCGGGGCCGATTCCGAGCGCGCCCGCACGAGCGACTCCCAGCGGGCCGCCGCATACGCAGGACCCCGCCTGGGCGGCGCCGACGGGCTGTCCACGCCGATGCGTCTGCTGATCCTGGCCGGTGTGGTGCTGTTGGCATTCGTGGTCGTATTCCCGTCATTGCGCGGATACCTCACCCAGCGCGCTCAGTACGATGCCGTGTTGGAGCAGATCGATGAGGCGCGTGCCACCTCAACCGCTCTGGAGGAGGAGATGGCCCGTTGGGAGGATAATGACTATGTCAAGGCTCAGGCCCGCGAGCGCCTGTCCTACGTGATGCCGGGGGAGACTACCTACGTAGTCGTCGGCGCCGACAGCTTTGGTGACGACGCCGACGCCGCCACTTCCAAGAGCGCTGCCGAGGCGCGTCTGCCCTGGTATCAGGAGTTGCGAGAATCGGCCCGCGTGGCCGGGCAGGTTGAGGAGGAGCCCGCGGACCCGGCCCGGCAGGGATGGTCCACTGCCACCCCGACCCCGCCTTCCGCTCCAACCCCGGATGCGACTGCCACGTCCTCTGACAATGCCACCCCGTCCGCAGAACCAGGAGACCAGCAGTGAGTGTCAGTGAAGCCGACCTGGAGACCCTGCGCGTGCAGCTGGGACGCATTCCGCGCGGCGTCGTCGAGATCGCGGCTCGCTGTGCGTGTGGACGCCCCACGGTAGTGCGCACGGCTCCGCGCCTGCCGGACGGCTCGCCCTTCCCAACCACCTACTACCTCACGCATCCGACGGCGGTACGAGGCTGTTCCACCCTTGAGGCGGAGCACCTGATGGAGGACTACAACCGGCGCCTGGCTGCTGATCCGGAGCTGGCCGCCGCCTATGCCGCAGCTCATGCCGACTACCTGGCCCGCCGGGCCGAACTGGGCAGTCCTGCGGAGATCGACGGTATTTCGGCCGGAGGCATGCCCACGCGGGTCAAGTGCTTGCACGCGCTGGTCGGGCATGCGCTTGCCGTTGGCCGCGGCATCAACCCGATCGGCGACCTCACCCTGGATGTGCTGCGCGAGCGCGGCCTGTGGGATCCCGCCCAGTGCTCGTGCTGAACGCCTTCGGCAGTCACCATAGAGTCGCCGGTGTAGCCGCCATCCAGAGGGGAACCAACCATGACCCGCGTAGCCGCCGTTGACTGCGGCACCAACACCATTCGCCTGCTCGTAGCTGACATCGTTCGGGACGGGCCCGACGGCGCCGTCCGGCTCCGGCCCCTGGACCGGTCCAGCTCCATCGTCCGGCTGGGGCAGGGGGTGGACCGCACCGGGCGCTTCGATGCCGAGGCCCTGAAGCGCACACTCGCGGTGGTGCGCGAGTACGCCGACACCTGCACCGCGCTGCAGGTACCCCTGGACGCCGCCCACGCTCGTTTCGTCGCCACCTCCGCCACCCGCGACGCCGAGAACCGGGAGGAGTTCGTGGCAGGCGTGCATGATGCCCTCGGCATCCTCCCGAGGTCGTCACTGGTGAGGAGGAGGCCCGCCTGTCCTTTGCCGGCTCCCTGCTGGGAACGGGGGGAGGAGTGGTGGCCGGGGACGAGGACGGGGAAGCGGCTGGGGGCGGCGCCCTGAGCAGCCCCAGGCTCGTCGTCGACCTGGGCGGCGGGTCCACCGAGCTGGTGCTGGGGGTTGCCGCCCCACAGTCCGCCTATTCGATGAACACCGGGTCGGTGCGCATAACCGAGCGGTACCTGGCCGACGGCGTCACTCCTGCCGCGGAGGCGGCGGCCCGTGCGGAGGTACGGGCGCTGCTGGACCGGGCCGCCGACGCCGTCGACCTGGGCGCCGCCGCCCGGCTGGTGGGCCTCGCCGGCACCATCAGCACCGTCACCGCGCACGCCCTTGGCCTGGAGTCCTTCGACCGCGAGGCCATTGACGGCGCCGAGTTGAGTGTTGAGCGGGTACTGGCCGCATGTGACGCAATCGTCCACTCCACCGCTGCGCAGCGGGAGTCCTGGGGGTACCTGCTGCCGGGGCGCCGTGACGTCATCGCCGCCGGGGCGCTGGTATGGAGCGAGGTGGTCGCGCGGGTGGTGGCTGACACCACGGCCGCCGGGCATCCGCTGACCATGACCGTCACCAGCCTGTCGGACATCCTGGACGGCATCGCCGTCTCGCTCGCACCCGCCGGTGAGGCGGCATGAACATGGGCGGCGGGCGCGGGAGCGAAGCCGCGGCGGCGGGAGGTCCGGTGGATCTGCGCCGGTACGCGCAGAATCTGAGCTCCCGCCTGGAGGCGCGCGGTGTAGCGGTGCCGGGGTCGGCGGCCTGCGCCCGACCGGTCACCTGGCGGGGCGCGGTTCTGGGTGGTGTCCTCCCCGCGGTCGCCGTCGCCACCACGGGGAGCGACCCAGAGGCCTGCGCTGCGCAGGCCCGGGCGGCCCGCCAGGCGGGAGCAGACCTGGTCGAGTTGCGCGCCGACCTGCTGGCGGCGCCCGTGGCCGATACGGCGGGGAATGAGCCGGAGCCAGGTGCGCCAGAGGAGTTGGCGGCCCTGTGGCTGCGCGGCGCCGCAGCAGTCGCGCAGGCGCTGCGCGGCTCGGACATGCCGGTTCTGCTGACCGTGCGCACCGCCTCCGAGGGCGGCGGGCTGGACGCCGACGACGCCGTTTACCGGGATGCGCTCGCCCGCGTCATCGAGCGGCTGGGGCGGGAGCGCCATGCCGCGGCCGACTGCCGGGACGCCGCCGCCGGAGAGGACGGTGCAGGCGGCGCTTCCGCCGCGGCCGTGGTCGCGGCGGTGGACGTCGAATTGGCTCGCGGTGGCCTGCCGCGGATCGTGCAGCTGGCGCGGGGCGCCGGACTGGACGTGGTCGCCTCCAGCCACGATTTCACTGCCACCCCTGGCGAGGCAGAGCTGCTACAACGTCTGCACGCCATGCAGGGTGCGGGTGCTGCCGTTGCCAAGGTCGCTGTCACACCGCGGGCGACGGCCGATGTGGAGCGAGCGCTAGGCGTGGCGGCGCGTGCTCGGGAGGAGCTGGAGATCCCGGTGGTGGTCATTGCTATGGGGGCCGGTGGCGCTGTGACGCGGTTGGCCGGCGGAGTATTCGGATCGGCGCTGACCTTCGCAACCGCCGGGTCGGCCGCGTCCGCACCGGGCCAGCTGCCCGTGGCTCAGGTGCGTGCGGCCCTGGCCGCGCTCCACCCCTGACGCCGCCAAGCCCCGTCCATTCACCGAGGTCGGTAGACGTTACGTGCCGAGTTCGGTAGATCTGACGGGCATGGGCGGTTAGCGGTCGGCCGTGGGGCGGGTCACCGTCGGCGACGTCGTCGGACGGTGCTGTCATCGCGTAGAGTTGCGGCATTGCCCCGGCGAGGGATGCGGCCAACGCATCCGTGATCGACGTGGTGGTGCCGGAAGGTGCTGCACGTCGTCGTGCCCGCCGGACCACCGAACCGCGGGGCGCGCTCCCCGCCGATACCGAGGAGAATGCATGTCCACCAACGCCATCTCGCTTGACGCCACCGACCGCACCGAGTTCGGCAAGGGCTCCTCCCGCCGGGCCCGCCGCGCCGGCCAGGTCCCCGCCGTCGTCTACGGCCACGGCACCGACCCCCGCCACCTGCTGCTGGAGGAGCACGCCACCCGCCTGGCCCTGCGCGGCAACGAGAACGCTCTGGTTGAGCTGAACGTCGAAGGGGAGACCCTGCTGGCCATCGCCAAGGACGTGCAGCGCCACCCCATTCGTCCGGGCGTGCAGCACGTCGACTTCCTCCTGGTCAACCGCAACGAGAAGGTTGAGGTGGATGTGCCCGTCGTCGTCACCGGTGAGTCCGCCCCCGGCACCATCCACATGATCGAGCTCGCCCATGTGCTCGTGTCCGCTCCGGCCATCGCCATCCCGGAGACCATCGACGTCGACATCACGGGTATTGAGGCCGGCACCGCTGTGCGCGTGGCCGACCTGGCCCTGCCCGAGGGCGTTGAAGCGATCACTGACGCCGACGCCGACGTCGTCAATGTTGCCGCCGAGGCCACTGCCGCATCCGCCGAGCCCGCCACCGATGAGGCCGCTGGTGAGGCCTCCGACGGCGACGAGTGACGCCGTCGCACGCGGAGTATCCATGAACGCCCCTTGGCTCGTGATCGGGCTGGGGAACACCGGGTCCCGGTACGCCCGTAACCGCCACAACGTCGGCCACATGGTGCTTGACGTTCTGGCTGGGCGTGCCGGGTCCCGCCTATCCAGCCACAAGACTCGCACGCAGGTTGCAGAGGTGCGTCTGGGCTTCCTGCCCGGCGGCGCTCCGGGGCCGCGCGTGATCCTGGCGCGGACCACCGGTTACATGAACGAGTCCGGGGGCCGGTCAAGGCGCTCGCGGGCTTCTACGACGTCGATCCCGCCGCCCGGCTGCTGGTCATCCACGACGACCTCGACCTGCCCGCACACGCGCTGCGGCTCAAGCGCGGGGGCGGGGAGGGCGGACACAACGGCCTGCGCTCGATCTCGACGGTGCTCGGTACACGGGACTACGCGCGCCTGCGCATAGGGGTGGGGCGCCCCCCGGGCCGACAGGACCCGGCCGACTTCGTGCTCAGTGACTT is from Actinomyces sp. 432 and encodes:
- a CDS encoding 50S ribosomal protein L25/general stress protein Ctc, with protein sequence MSTNAISLDATDRTEFGKGSSRRARRAGQVPAVVYGHGTDPRHLLLEEHATRLALRGNENALVELNVEGETLLAIAKDVQRHPIRPGVQHVDFLLVNRNEKVEVDVPVVVTGESAPGTIHMIELAHVLVSAPAIAIPETIDVDITGIEAGTAVRVADLALPEGVEAITDADADVVNVAAEATAASAEPATDEAAGEASDGDE
- a CDS encoding type I 3-dehydroquinate dehydratase → MDLRRYAQNLSSRLEARGVAVPGSAACARPVTWRGAVLGGVLPAVAVATTGSDPEACAAQARAARQAGADLVELRADLLAAPVADTAGNEPEPGAPEELAALWLRGAAAVAQALRGSDMPVLLTVRTASEGGGLDADDAVYRDALARVIERLGRERHAAADCRDAAAGEDGAGGASAAAVVAAVDVELARGGLPRIVQLARGAGLDVVASSHDFTATPGEAELLQRLHAMQGAGAAVAKVAVTPRATADVERALGVAARAREELEIPVVVIAMGAGGAVTRLAGGVFGSALTFATAGSAASAPGQLPVAQVRAALAALHP
- a CDS encoding FtsB family cell division protein, which produces MTPRRPVPARPGARRTSRPGQARDARSATSRDQADSAAVREAGHAVGADSERARTSDSQRAAAYAGPRLGGADGLSTPMRLLILAGVVLLAFVVVFPSLRGYLTQRAQYDAVLEQIDEARATSTALEEEMARWEDNDYVKAQARERLSYVMPGETTYVVVGADSFGDDADAATSKSAAEARLPWYQELRESARVAGQVEEEPADPARQGWSTATPTPPSAPTPDATATSSDNATPSAEPGDQQ
- a CDS encoding DUF501 domain-containing protein; this encodes MSVSEADLETLRVQLGRIPRGVVEIAARCACGRPTVVRTAPRLPDGSPFPTTYYLTHPTAVRGCSTLEAEHLMEDYNRRLAADPELAAAYAAAHADYLARRAELGSPAEIDGISAGGMPTRVKCLHALVGHALAVGRGINPIGDLTLDVLRERGLWDPAQCSC